GCATGGCGGGGGGCGCCCTGCGGGATGCCCTGAGCCTGCTGGATCAGTGCCGTGTGGCGGAGGGCCAGCTTACCAGCCGTGCCGTGCTGGACGTGCTGGGCCTTGCCGGCAGCGTCCAGACCCAGCAAATGATGCGCTGTATTCTGGACCGCCGGACGCCGGATGCCCTGCTGCTGCTGGATCAGCTGTACCGCAGCGGCAAGGACGTCTCCGCCCTGCTGGGGGAACTCAGCGATCTGGCACGGGAGATGACCATTCTCAAAGCCGCGCCGGAGGGGGGCAGCGCCCTGCTCTCCGGGCTGTATGATACCAAGACACTGACGGGCCTCTCCGAAAACATCTCCATGCAGCGGCTGCTGTACCTGACGGAGACGCTGCAAGGGACCCGTGCTGCCCTGCCGGACAGCTTCCAGCCCCGGACGGATGTGGAACTGTGCCTGCTGCGGCTGTGTGACGAGAGCCTCTGCGGCGACCTGACGGCCCTCAGCGCCCGGCTGGACCGGGTGGAGGAGCTGCTGAAAAAGGGTGTCCCCGCCCGCCGGGAGCGCCCCGCCGCCCAACCGGCGGCAGAGCGTCCCGCTGCCCCGGAGTCCCGCACCTCAGCGGATTCAGAGTCCCGCCCCGCTGCGGCGGAGAAGCGTCCTCCCGCCCCGGAGGAGGTCCCGTGGGAGGAGCCGCCTCTGCCCGACGAACCGGCGGGCCGGGAGCGTGTCTTTGACATCCCGGAGGAGCCGCAGCGCTCCTCCGCCCCAAAGCCCACTCATAGAGTTCCCCGCAGGTCTGCCCCCGCAGACCCGGCCCCCTCGGCCCCCGTCGGCGACAGCCGCCTGTGGACCCAACTGCTGGATCAGTTCAAGGGCCGCCTGCCGGTGAACCACCGGGTCTTTCTCAACATGGCCTCCGGCACCGTGGAGGGTGACTGCCTCACCGTCCACTGCCGCAACGATTTCGTCCGGGACTCCCTGAATAACCGCACGGTGCTGGCGGTGCTGGAGGAGGTCACCTCCGCCGCCGTGGGAAGCCCCGTCCGGGTGATGCTGACGGTGGGCGGCGAAACGCCATCTGCCCCCCGCCCTGCCCCGAAGCCCCCCCGCCCCGCTCCGGAACCCGCTCCCGCACCGGAGAAGGAGCGCCCTCCCCTGCCGGAGGAGCCGCCCCTGCCTGCGGAGCCATCCCGCCCCCCGGAGCCGATCGCGGAGGAGGAACGTCCCCCTCTGCCGGAGGAGCCCTCGGCGCAGGAGGAGAACGCTCCACCTTGGGAGGGCGGCAGTAAGGACCGGCTGGAGGAGCTGATCGGCCCCGGCAGCCAGCTGGAGCACTTTAAGATCAAATAGTCCATCGGGCTGGACAAAAGCTGGACAAAAGCTGGACAAATACCGGACAAAAATAGTCCCCCGGAAGATCCCGGATCGGACAAAACGGACCCTTAAAACAGATCAATAAGGAGGATACTCAGCTATGGCAAAAGGATACAGCGCACGGGGAGGCTTCTCCGGCGGCGGAAGCGCCATGCGCCAGCAGCAGATGCAGCAGAAGCTGCTGAAGATGCAGCAGGATATGGCGGCGGCACAGGAAGCGGTGGAAAACGCCAGCTTCACCGCCTCAGTGGGCGGCGGTGTGGTGCAGGCCACCGTGTCCGGCAAGAAGGAGCTGACGGCCCTGACCGTCAAGCCGGAGGCCGTGGACCCGGAGGATGTGGAGATGCTGCAGGATCTGGTGATCTCTGCGGTGAACGAGGCCCTGCGCCAGGCGGACGAGGCCATGAACAGCTCCATGCAGAGCTTCACCGGCGGTCTGAATCTTCCCGGCTTCGGCCTGTGATCCCCGGAAGGAAGCGCAAAGGCTGGAATCGGCATACGATCAAAGAAGCAGCGGGCAGACACGCCGTTCGGCGTGTCTGCCCGCTGCTTTTGTCGTTGAAAACATATCTATTGGGTGCTTTTTGTCATTGGTAACACGCTTTTTCGGCGCTGTTTGCCATCGCCAATGCACTTTCCGGTACTATTTGTCATGGCCAGTACGTCGTTCCAACGTTCTTTGTCTTTGTTAACACGCCTTTTCGGCGCTGCTTGTCATGGCCGGTACGTATTTCCGGTGCTCCTTGTCATCGTCAATATGGCTTTTCGATGTTGTTTGTGATTTCCGGAACATTATTTCGTGTGCTTTCTGCCGATCGTGTGGATTTTTAGCACTTCTTCTATCTTCATCTTGACGAGCAAAACCGCAGCGGCCAAGGGATGTCCTTTGGGTACTGCGGTTCTTTTCACACCTTTTTCCGCATAGAGATGATATCGGAAAGTCATCTGAGGAGTGGTGCGCTATCAAAGGCAACATGGAGCAGCGGGCGTGCGATCTCGCCCTTTACGTCATAGAGAGCCGTGGAACCGTCCGTTCCGCCGCCAAAAAGTTCGGCATCAGCAAATCCACCGTCCACAAGGATCTGTCGGAGCGGCTCCCGGCCTTTAATCGGGGGCTGTATCTTCAGGTGAAGCAGGTTTTGGAGGAGAATAAAGCCCAGCGGCATATCCGGGGCGGTCTCGCCACCCGCCGGAAGTATAAGGGCGAATAGGAGTCTGCCAAACATACCGAGTACAGGACAGACGGCCACCAAACGTACCAAGTGCAGGACAGACGGTCGCCGGTTGGATCAAGAGAGTCGAAAGAACCGCCGGCCCCCGGAATTTTCTTCCGGAGGGCCGGCGGTGTTCTATGTCTGTAGGCCGTTCGACGCAGCTGCCGGGACGGCAGCTTACGACTGGGTGCGGCAGCTTACCGCCGAGTGCGGCAGCTTATGGCTGGGTACGGCGGTTTACCGTTGGATGCAGCCGCTTACCGCCGAGTGCGGCGATTTACCGCTGGATGCAGCAGCTTACGGCTGGGTACGGCGGTTTACCGTTGGGTGCGGCAGCTTACGGCTGGGTGCGGCGGTTTACCGTTGGGTGCGGCAGCTTATGGCTGGGTGCGGCGGTTTACCGCTGGATGCAGCCGCTTACCGCCGAGTGCGGCGGTTTACCGCTGGATGCAGCAGCTTACGGCTGGGTGCGGCAGCTTACGGCTGGGTGCGGCAGCTTACGGCTGGGTGCGGCAGCTTATGGCTGGGTGCGGTAGCTTACCGTTGGGTGCGGCGGGTCACCGCCGGGTGCGGCGGTTTACCGCTGGATGCAGCAGCTTACGGCTGGGTGCGGCGGTTTACCGTTGGGTGCGGCGGTTTACCGCTGGATGCAGCAGCTTACGGCTGGGTGCGGCGGTTTACCGTTGAGTGCGGCCGCTTATCGTCGGGTGATGCAGCTTACTTCTTTCCGGCGGCCTGACGCATGGAGAGGCTGATGCGGTGTTTCTTTTCATCCACCTCCAGCACCACTACCTTCACCACGTCGCCCACGGCCACGGCCTGAGAGGGGTGCTTGATGAAGCGGTCGCAGATCTGAGAGATATGCACCAGCCCGTCCTGATGGACGCCGATGTCCACGAACACGCCGAAGTCCACCACATTGCGGACCGTCCCCGTCAGCTCCATGCCGGGCCTTAAATCCTTGATGTCCAGCACGTCGGTCCGCAGGATGGGGGCCGGCAGATCGTCCCGCACGTCCCGTCCGGGCTTCACCAGCTCCTGCACCACATCCTGTAAAGTGGGAACGCCCACGCCGATCTGCCGGGCGGTGTTTTCCTCCCCTATGGCCCGCACCTTCTGGGGCAGCTGACTCATGGCGGCGGCGCCCACGTCCGCCGCCGTATAGCCGCACAGGGTCAGCAGCTGCTCCGCCGCCGGATAGCTCTCCGGGTGGACGCCGGTGTGATCCAGCACATTGCGGCTCTCCGGCACCCGCAGGAAGCCGGCGCACTGCTGGAAGGCCTTGGGGCCTACCTTGGGTACCTTCAGCAGCTGCCGCCGGGTGGTGAAGGCTCCGTTCTCCTCCCGGTATTTGACGATGTTTTTGGCGGTGGTGCCATTCAGGCCCGCCACCCGGCCCAGCAGGCTGGCGGAGGCGGTATTCACGTCCACGCCCACGGCGTTGACGCAATCCTCCACCACGCCGCCCAGCGTCTCATCCAGCCGCTTCTGGGGCATATCGTGCTGGTACTGCCCCACGCCAATGGCCTTGGGGTCGATCTTCACCAGCTCCGCCAGCGGGTCCTGCATCCGGCGGGCGATGGACACGGCACTGCGGAGGTTTACGTCATACTCCGGGAACTCCTCCGCCGCCAGCTTGCTGGCGGAGTACACGGAGGCCCCGGCCTCGCTGACCATCATATAGCTGACGCCGCCCCCTAAGGTATGGATCAGCTCCACCGCCATCTGCTCCGTCTCCCGGCTGGCGGTGCCGTTGCCGATGGCGATGTGCTCCACATGGTGCCGCTGGATCATGGCCCCCAGCCGGGCGATGGCCTCCTGCTTCTGCCGCTGGCCATAGGTGGGATACACCACCGTGGTATCCAGCACCTTGCCGGTGGCATCGATGACCGCCACCTTGCAGCCGTGGGCATAGCCGGGGTCCAGCCCCATGGTGACGTGGCCCTTCACCGGCGGCTGCATCAGCAGGGGCTTCAGGTTCAGGGCGAAGGTCTGGATGGCCCCCTCGCAGGCCCGCTCCGTCAGGTCGCTGCGGGCCTCCCGCTCCAGCGAGGGATAGATGAGCCGGTCATAGGCGTCCTCGCAGGCGCTCTTGATAAACTCCATGGCCGCAGAGCCGGGCCTGACCACCGCCCGGCGCAGGGCGGTGAGTCCTGTCTCCCGTTCCAGCAGCACGGTAACGGAGAGGAAGCCCTCCTTCTCACCCCGGTTGATAGCTAATATCTGATGTCCCGCCAGCTTGGGGAGGGGCTGCTCAAAGTCGTAGTACAGCCGGTAGACGGAGTCCTCCTCCCCGGTGGCCAGACTCCGCAGCCGCCCCTGACGGCGCAGCAGCTCCCGCAGGGTCTTGCGGATGGCGGCGTCATCCGACAGAAGCTCCGCCACGATGTCGTTGGCTCCCTGCAGGGCGTCGGCGGCCGTCTCCACCCCCTTCTCCGGGTCGATGAAGCCCTGCGCCGCCTGCATGGGGTCGGGGCAGTCCCGCCGCTGGGCCAGCAGCAGCTCCGCCAGCGGCGCCAGCCCTTTTTCACGGGCCACGGTGGCACGGGTGCGGCGCTTTTGCTTATAGGGGCGGTACAGATCCTCCACCTCCGCCAGCGTCCGGGCGTGGTCAATGGCCTCCGCCAGCTCCGGCGTCAGCTTCTCCTGTCCCTCGATGGCGGACTTTACCTCCTGCCGCCGCTGTTCCAGATTCCGAAGATAGTTCAGCCGGTCCTCCAGCTTTCGCAGGGCGGTGTCGTCCATGCTGCCGTGAAGCTCCTTCCGGTAGCGGGCGATGAAGGGAATGGTGTTGCCCTGATCCAGCAGGTCGATGACGTTCTGCACATGGACAGGAGAGGCTCCCAGCTCCTGAGCCAGAAGTTCTGCAATGGTCTGCATATATGCTCCTTTCGTAGGCGAAAACCGGGACGGAGGGCCGTCCCGGTCAGATGATTCGATTACTTGTGATACAGCTTCTTGATCTCGTACTTAGGCTCACAGCTGACGTGGATGCCCAGCCGGTTATACAGCTTCGTGTCCTCCTCCGACAGGATGATGGAGAAGTGGGCATCGCAGCCCCGCAGCTCGTCCAGCTTCTTCAGCACCAGCTCCGCCAGAGGGTTGGTGACGGCGGAGATGGACAGGGCGATGAGCACCTCGTCGGAGTGCAGCCGGGGGTTGTGGTGGCCCAGATGGGAGATCTTCATGTCGCTGATGGGGGCGATGATGGAGGCCGGCAGCAGGTCCAGATCCTTGTCGATGCCGGCAAGGGCCTTAATGGCGTTCATCAGAAGCGCCGCCGACGGCCCCAGCAGGGAGCTGTTTTTGCCGGTGACGATGCGACCGTCCGGCAGCACCATGGCCCCGGCGGGCATCCCCGTGGACTCCGCCACCTGCAAAGACGCCGCCACCGCCGGGCAGATGTCCGGCGTCACGTCCGCCTGCTGCATGACGATCTCCAGCTTCCGCACCACGCTGTCATCGGCCTTGCCCCGGACCCGGTCCACCATGCCGGCATAGTACCGGCGCAGGATCTCCATGCGGCTGGCCTCTCGGCACGCCTCGTCGTCTACGATGGCGAAGCCCGCCATGTTCACCCCCATGTCCGTGGGGGAGCGGTAGGGGGAGGAGCCCTGGATGCGCTGGAACATGGCGTTGAGCACCGGGAAGATCTCCACATCCCGGTTGTAGTTCACCGTGGTCTTGCCATAGGCCTCCAAATGGAAGGGGTCGATCATATTCACGTCGTTGAGGTCTGCCGTGGCGGCCTCGTAGGCCAGATTCACCGGGTGCTTCAGCGGCAGGTTCCAGATGGGGAAGGTCTCGTACTTGGCATAGCCCGCCCGGATGCCCCGCTTATGGTCGTGGTACAGCTGGCTCAGGCAGGTGGCCATCTTGCCGCTGCCGGGGCCGGGGGCCGTCACCACCACGATGGAGCGGCTGGTCTCGATGTAGTCGTTTTTACCCAAGCCCTCGTCGGAGACGATGTGGGCCACGTCCGAGGGATACCCGGCGATGGGATAGTGGCGGCAGCTGCGGACCCCCAGTGCCGTCAGCCGGTGGATGAAGGCATCCGCCGCAGGCTGGCCGGCGTACTGGGTGATGACCACGGAGCCCACATAGAACCCCAGCCCCCGGAACACGTCGATGAGCCGCAGCACGTCCTGATCGTAGCCGATGCCCAGATCACCACGGGTCTTGTTCTTTTCGATGTCTCCGGCACAGATGGCGATGACGATCTCCACGTCGTCCCGGATGGTCTCCAGCATCCGGATCTTACTGTCCGGCTGGAAGCCCGGCAGCACACGGGAGGCGTGGTAGTCATCAAAGAGCTTGCCGCCGAACTCCAGATACAGCTTGCCGCCGAACTGGCTCATGCGCTGGCGGATGTGCTCGGCCTGCAGGGCCAGATACTTTTCGTTGTCAAATCCGATCTTCACCATAATATCCCCCTTTTTACATAACCATATCATTATACACCGCTGCGCCCTCCGGGAAAAGCCTTTTCGGAGATTTCCCTTTTAGGATTTCTTCCGATTTTTGCGGTGGAATTTTGGTAAAACCCGCCGTTGCTTTTTTCCCGGCGGCGGGGTATACTAAACGATACACCCCATGAAGGAGGAACCCCACCATGCGTTTTCAGGTGATGTGGAAAAAGACCCACCTGCCGCCGGAGGCCTACCGGCCGTTCTTCGAGACGGACAGCATCGACGAGGCCAAGGACTTCGCCATGCGGCTGGCCTTCGACGAGACCAATCACGTCTACGTGCAGGATACCCGGCGGGATGAGATCGTCCGGGATTTCGACGCCCCGGTGTACCGGGACTGACCGCAGCCCCCTATCCGTCCGTTTGCCCCGTTCTCTCCGTGAGAACGGGGCTTTTCATCTGTGTTTAAGTTTGGTATAATAGAATAATTACAGGGACTTCTAAAAACACAAAAGGAGACTTTTTATGATGGATATACGGAGAGCAGCTGCACTGCTGCTGGCGCTGGTAATGATCGCTGCGCTGACGGTGGGCTGCGGCAAAAAGCAGAGTGACACCCCCACGGATACACCCGCTGCCGGTGCGGACGGCCGGACTCCCGCCCAGCAGCCGGCGAAGCTGGTGTGCTACAACGGGTCGGTGACGCTGCGGTTCGTGCGGGAGGAGGATACGTGGTACTGGGGTGACGACCGGGATTTCCCGCTGGAGCAGTCCATTGTGACGGAGCTGCTGGCCACGGTGCAGGGCTACGCCGCCCTGTCGCCGCTCCCCCATACCGATGATCTGTCCCAGTTCGGGCTTTCGGACACCAAGCGCTACATCAGTTTGACGGACACCGAGGGCAATACCCGCACCTACTGGCTGGGGACGCAGACCGACGAGGGACAGTACATCCAGCCGGAGGGCGAGACGGATGCCGTGTATCTCTCCCCCGCC
The genomic region above belongs to Vescimonas coprocola and contains:
- a CDS encoding Tex family protein; the protein is MQTIAELLAQELGASPVHVQNVIDLLDQGNTIPFIARYRKELHGSMDDTALRKLEDRLNYLRNLEQRRQEVKSAIEGQEKLTPELAEAIDHARTLAEVEDLYRPYKQKRRTRATVAREKGLAPLAELLLAQRRDCPDPMQAAQGFIDPEKGVETAADALQGANDIVAELLSDDAAIRKTLRELLRRQGRLRSLATGEEDSVYRLYYDFEQPLPKLAGHQILAINRGEKEGFLSVTVLLERETGLTALRRAVVRPGSAAMEFIKSACEDAYDRLIYPSLEREARSDLTERACEGAIQTFALNLKPLLMQPPVKGHVTMGLDPGYAHGCKVAVIDATGKVLDTTVVYPTYGQRQKQEAIARLGAMIQRHHVEHIAIGNGTASRETEQMAVELIHTLGGGVSYMMVSEAGASVYSASKLAAEEFPEYDVNLRSAVSIARRMQDPLAELVKIDPKAIGVGQYQHDMPQKRLDETLGGVVEDCVNAVGVDVNTASASLLGRVAGLNGTTAKNIVKYREENGAFTTRRQLLKVPKVGPKAFQQCAGFLRVPESRNVLDHTGVHPESYPAAEQLLTLCGYTAADVGAAAMSQLPQKVRAIGEENTARQIGVGVPTLQDVVQELVKPGRDVRDDLPAPILRTDVLDIKDLRPGMELTGTVRNVVDFGVFVDIGVHQDGLVHISQICDRFIKHPSQAVAVGDVVKVVVLEVDEKKHRISLSMRQAAGKK
- the dnaX gene encoding DNA polymerase III subunit gamma/tau: MYQALYRKWRPKVFSEVVGQEHITDTLRRQVAEGHTAHAYLFTGTRGTGKTTCARILAKAVNCLSPVDGEPCGRCEACRAVDAGTTLDITELDAASNNGVDQVRALREEAVYTPAVLKKRVYIIDEVHMLSTPAFNALLKILEEPPEHLMFILATTELHKVPATILSRCQRFSFKRILPRDMERQLLHIAQAEKIDLTPDGAEILSRMAGGALRDALSLLDQCRVAEGQLTSRAVLDVLGLAGSVQTQQMMRCILDRRTPDALLLLDQLYRSGKDVSALLGELSDLAREMTILKAAPEGGSALLSGLYDTKTLTGLSENISMQRLLYLTETLQGTRAALPDSFQPRTDVELCLLRLCDESLCGDLTALSARLDRVEELLKKGVPARRERPAAQPAAERPAAPESRTSADSESRPAAAEKRPPAPEEVPWEEPPLPDEPAGRERVFDIPEEPQRSSAPKPTHRVPRRSAPADPAPSAPVGDSRLWTQLLDQFKGRLPVNHRVFLNMASGTVEGDCLTVHCRNDFVRDSLNNRTVLAVLEEVTSAAVGSPVRVMLTVGGETPSAPRPAPKPPRPAPEPAPAPEKERPPLPEEPPLPAEPSRPPEPIAEEERPPLPEEPSAQEENAPPWEGGSKDRLEELIGPGSQLEHFKIK
- a CDS encoding sporulation transcriptional regulator SpoIIID — protein: MKGNMEQRACDLALYVIESRGTVRSAAKKFGISKSTVHKDLSERLPAFNRGLYLQVKQVLEENKAQRHIRGGLATRRKYKGE
- a CDS encoding DUF4340 domain-containing protein — translated: MMDIRRAAALLLALVMIAALTVGCGKKQSDTPTDTPAAGADGRTPAQQPAKLVCYNGSVTLRFVREEDTWYWGDDRDFPLEQSIVTELLATVQGYAALSPLPHTDDLSQFGLSDTKRYISLTDTEGNTRTYWLGTQTDEGQYIQPEGETDAVYLSPAGVDGTLNMGIYDMARLPKLPQLTADNVSALTVTAADGKSLSLTASEGVWLRSGQDVTQWSGTLTEALGQLTLLRCIDYRPSTGVAELCGLTEPAVTLTVTYRAIAGETELTLRVGAQWDGGYYATVNDDDTIYLLPAAPAEALAALAANGLNG
- a CDS encoding YbaB/EbfC family nucleoid-associated protein, yielding MAKGYSARGGFSGGGSAMRQQQMQQKLLKMQQDMAAAQEAVENASFTASVGGGVVQATVSGKKELTALTVKPEAVDPEDVEMLQDLVISAVNEALRQADEAMNSSMQSFTGGLNLPGFGL
- a CDS encoding DUF1846 domain-containing protein, whose translation is MVKIGFDNEKYLALQAEHIRQRMSQFGGKLYLEFGGKLFDDYHASRVLPGFQPDSKIRMLETIRDDVEIVIAICAGDIEKNKTRGDLGIGYDQDVLRLIDVFRGLGFYVGSVVITQYAGQPAADAFIHRLTALGVRSCRHYPIAGYPSDVAHIVSDEGLGKNDYIETSRSIVVVTAPGPGSGKMATCLSQLYHDHKRGIRAGYAKYETFPIWNLPLKHPVNLAYEAATADLNDVNMIDPFHLEAYGKTTVNYNRDVEIFPVLNAMFQRIQGSSPYRSPTDMGVNMAGFAIVDDEACREASRMEILRRYYAGMVDRVRGKADDSVVRKLEIVMQQADVTPDICPAVAASLQVAESTGMPAGAMVLPDGRIVTGKNSSLLGPSAALLMNAIKALAGIDKDLDLLPASIIAPISDMKISHLGHHNPRLHSDEVLIALSISAVTNPLAELVLKKLDELRGCDAHFSIILSEEDTKLYNRLGIHVSCEPKYEIKKLYHK